In a single window of the Nocardiopsis composta genome:
- a CDS encoding glycoside hydrolase family 65 protein, whose protein sequence is MSRWRLVYEGPGGEHTGTREALCTLGNGFFATRGAAPEARADGVNYPGTYIAGCYDRAVSTVDGHRVENEDLVNAPDWLPLTFRCGDGGWCTGPDPAAPARTELDMRRGVLTRTFHAVDGEGRRTRVVQRRLVSMDDPHLAALETTLVAENWSGRLTVRSALDGEVANTGVARYRGLAAEHLRPAGAGGGAAGTVWLRCTTAESGVGIALAARTRVSRGPAPVHSAPPARPAWAGCDLAVDLPEGGQATVEKVAALYTSRDRAVGDPLGAARAAADRAGHFDALLRRHAAAWRRLWRACAVDAGDEDDRRVLNLHLFHLLQTVSPHTADLDAGVPARGLHGEAYRGHVFWDELFVLPFLNLRFPETARALLRYRWRRLPAARRAAREAGLRGALFPWQSGSDGREESQRLHLNPRSGRWVPDHSRLQRHVGLAIAYNVWQHHQATGDVSFLAEFGAELLVEVARAFADTAVYDRALDRYRIRGVMGPDEYHDGMPDRSAPGLDDNAYTNVMAVWVMLRALDALEALPGPCRTALKESVGLAPEETARFEAISRRMHVPFHDGVISQFAGYESLAELDWAAYRARYGDIRRLDRILEAEGDTCNRYRVSKQADVLMLFFLLSADELAGLLEGLELPYDPGLIPRTVRYYLERTCHGSTLSSVVHAWVLSRTDRAASWRFFREALRSDIDDSQGGTTAEGIHLGAMAGTVDLLTRCYTGLELRDGALHLSPLTPAELPALSFELRYRDHWGVRLEVDGESARVSVPPSAAPPFPVELKGRRATAAPRTSCELPLH, encoded by the coding sequence GTGAGCCGCTGGCGGCTGGTGTACGAGGGGCCGGGCGGCGAGCACACCGGGACCCGCGAGGCCCTGTGCACCCTGGGCAACGGCTTCTTCGCCACCCGCGGCGCCGCCCCGGAGGCCCGGGCCGACGGGGTGAACTACCCCGGCACCTACATCGCCGGCTGCTACGACCGCGCGGTCTCCACCGTGGACGGCCACCGGGTGGAGAACGAGGACCTGGTCAACGCGCCCGACTGGCTCCCGCTGACCTTCCGCTGCGGCGACGGCGGCTGGTGCACCGGCCCCGACCCGGCCGCCCCGGCCCGCACCGAGCTGGACATGCGGCGCGGCGTGCTCACCCGGACCTTCCACGCCGTCGACGGTGAAGGGCGGCGCACCCGGGTGGTCCAGCGGCGGCTGGTGTCGATGGACGACCCGCACCTGGCGGCGCTGGAGACCACCCTGGTGGCGGAGAACTGGAGCGGGAGGCTGACCGTCCGCTCGGCGCTGGACGGGGAGGTCGCCAACACCGGGGTGGCGCGCTACCGCGGCCTGGCCGCGGAGCACCTGCGCCCGGCGGGCGCCGGCGGGGGCGCCGCCGGTACCGTGTGGCTGCGCTGCACGACCGCGGAGTCGGGGGTGGGCATCGCGCTCGCCGCGCGAACCCGGGTCTCGCGGGGCCCGGCGCCGGTGCACTCCGCCCCGCCGGCCCGCCCCGCCTGGGCCGGATGCGACCTGGCCGTGGACCTCCCGGAGGGCGGGCAGGCCACGGTGGAGAAGGTCGCGGCCCTGTACACCTCGCGGGACCGTGCGGTCGGCGACCCGCTGGGGGCGGCCCGCGCCGCCGCGGACCGCGCCGGCCACTTCGACGCGCTGCTGCGCCGGCACGCCGCGGCCTGGCGCCGGCTGTGGCGGGCGTGCGCGGTGGACGCCGGGGACGAAGACGACCGGCGCGTCCTCAACCTGCACCTGTTCCACCTGCTGCAGACGGTGTCGCCGCACACCGCCGACCTGGACGCCGGGGTGCCCGCCCGCGGCCTGCACGGCGAGGCCTACCGCGGCCACGTGTTCTGGGACGAGCTGTTCGTGCTGCCCTTCTTGAACCTGCGCTTCCCGGAGACGGCGCGGGCGCTGCTGCGCTACCGGTGGCGGCGGCTGCCGGCGGCGCGGCGGGCCGCCCGCGAGGCGGGGCTGCGCGGTGCGCTGTTCCCCTGGCAGAGCGGGAGCGACGGCCGGGAGGAGTCGCAGCGGCTGCACCTCAACCCGCGCTCCGGGCGGTGGGTGCCCGACCACTCCCGCCTGCAGCGGCACGTCGGCCTGGCGATCGCCTACAACGTGTGGCAGCACCACCAGGCCACCGGCGACGTCTCCTTCCTCGCCGAATTCGGCGCGGAGCTGCTGGTGGAGGTGGCCCGCGCCTTCGCCGACACGGCCGTCTACGACCGGGCCCTGGACCGGTACCGGATCCGCGGCGTGATGGGCCCCGACGAGTACCACGACGGCATGCCGGACCGCTCCGCCCCGGGCCTGGACGACAACGCCTACACCAACGTCATGGCGGTGTGGGTGATGCTGCGCGCCCTGGACGCCCTGGAGGCGCTGCCCGGGCCGTGCCGCACCGCGCTCAAGGAGTCCGTCGGGCTCGCCCCCGAGGAGACGGCGCGGTTCGAGGCCATCTCGCGGAGGATGCACGTGCCCTTCCACGACGGGGTGATCAGCCAGTTCGCCGGGTACGAGTCGCTGGCCGAGCTGGACTGGGCGGCCTACCGGGCCCGCTACGGCGACATCCGGCGGCTGGACCGGATCCTGGAGGCCGAGGGGGACACCTGCAACCGGTACCGGGTGTCCAAGCAGGCCGACGTGCTGATGCTGTTCTTCCTGCTCTCCGCCGACGAGCTGGCCGGCCTGCTGGAAGGGCTCGAACTGCCCTACGACCCCGGCCTCATCCCGCGCACCGTGCGGTACTACCTGGAGCGCACCTGCCACGGGTCGACGCTGAGCTCGGTGGTGCACGCCTGGGTGCTCTCCCGGACCGACCGGGCGGCCTCCTGGCGGTTCTTCCGCGAGGCGCTCCGCTCCGACATCGACGACTCCCAGGGCGGGACCACCGCGGAGGGCATCCACCTGGGCGCGATGGCGGGCACCGTGGACCTGCTCACCCGCTGCTACACCGGGCTGGAGCTGCGGGACGGGGCGCTGCACCTGAGCCCGCTGACCCCCGCGGAGCTGCCCGCGCTCTCCTTCGAGCTGCGCTACCGCGACCACTGGGGGGTGCGCCTGGAGGTGGACGGGGAGAGCGCCCGGGTGTCGGTGCCGCCGTCCGCGGCCCCGCCGTTCCCGGTCGAGCTCAAGGGCCGCCGGGCCACCGCGGCCCCGCGCACCTCGTGCGAGCTGCCGCTGCACTGA
- a CDS encoding Hsp20/alpha crystallin family protein has product MNRLARPEEQGLFPDITDLFEFPFASLRNPVGFRVEAFVREGRYVVRAEIPGIDPVEDLVLTVEPGALTVTAERREEEREKRHSEFRYGSFSRTIALPKDADEEDVSASYRDGILEVTVGLTQRERVGRRITVEHGD; this is encoded by the coding sequence ATGAACAGGCTCGCACGCCCCGAGGAGCAGGGGCTCTTCCCCGACATCACCGATCTGTTCGAGTTCCCGTTCGCGTCCCTCCGCAATCCGGTCGGGTTCCGGGTGGAGGCGTTCGTCCGCGAGGGGCGCTACGTCGTCCGCGCCGAGATCCCCGGCATCGACCCGGTGGAGGACCTCGTCCTGACGGTGGAGCCGGGAGCGCTCACCGTCACCGCGGAGCGCCGGGAGGAGGAGCGGGAGAAGCGGCACTCGGAGTTCCGCTACGGCTCCTTCAGCCGCACCATCGCGCTGCCCAAGGACGCCGACGAGGAGGACGTCTCCGCCTCCTACCGGGACGGGATCCTGGAGGTCACCGTCGGCCTCACCCAGCGGGAGCGGGTCGGCCGGCGGATCACCGTCGAACACGGCGACTGA
- a CDS encoding HPF/RaiA family ribosome-associated protein has translation MRSRDRWEDPRISVACAKEIGRAGAAHVADRLSGLDRYAGSPILRVHATAGHRRVDGYGRLVRAEAVVDLEDGAVRAGAEADSLYAAVDKLHDLLRGRLASRRPAEDPARGRAPARRMPGSARRRRRNSLLDGPW, from the coding sequence ATGCGCTCTCGGGACCGTTGGGAGGATCCGCGGATCTCCGTCGCCTGCGCGAAGGAGATCGGCCGGGCCGGGGCCGCGCACGTCGCCGACCGGCTGTCCGGGCTGGACCGGTACGCCGGCTCGCCGATCCTGCGCGTGCACGCCACGGCGGGGCACCGGCGGGTCGACGGGTACGGCCGGCTGGTGCGGGCGGAGGCGGTCGTCGACCTGGAGGACGGCGCGGTGCGCGCCGGGGCGGAGGCGGACTCGCTGTACGCGGCGGTGGACAAGCTGCACGACCTGCTCCGCGGGCGCCTCGCGTCCCGCCGCCCGGCCGAGGACCCCGCCCGGGGGCGGGCGCCGGCCCGCCGGATGCCGGGATCGGCGCGCAGACGCCGCAGGAACAGCCTGCTCGACGGGCCGTGGTGA
- a CDS encoding helix-turn-helix domain-containing protein, producing the protein MQDTPKSTQPGGDLCRRAAQRRKELGLTREEVAQRAGMAPGYIAYLEEHPPLLTRRSLHRLAEALRTSPDHLLGADTDAPPGTAATALPRPALRTLTRRECEDLISPGGVGRIAFNPHDGGPPTVLPVNYTVVQGDVVFRTGSTGVIAAHLPGRVAFEVDRIDDAMSQGWSVLITGRALPARGGNEIARLRRLSPVRPWAGGERETYVRIVPEKTTGRRISAARTHRDTAPPAPRPGEGQASAP; encoded by the coding sequence ATGCAGGACACACCGAAGAGCACGCAGCCCGGCGGGGACCTCTGCCGGCGGGCCGCCCAGCGCCGCAAGGAGCTCGGCCTCACCCGGGAGGAGGTCGCCCAGCGGGCCGGGATGGCCCCCGGCTACATCGCCTACCTGGAGGAGCACCCGCCGCTGCTCACCCGGCGGTCGCTGCACCGCCTGGCCGAGGCCCTGCGCACCTCCCCCGACCACCTGCTCGGCGCCGACACCGACGCGCCGCCCGGCACCGCCGCCACCGCCCTCCCCCGGCCGGCGCTGCGCACGCTGACCCGGCGGGAGTGCGAGGACCTCATCTCCCCGGGCGGGGTGGGCCGCATCGCCTTCAACCCGCACGACGGCGGACCGCCGACCGTCCTGCCGGTCAACTACACGGTCGTCCAGGGCGACGTCGTCTTCCGCACCGGCTCCACCGGGGTGATCGCCGCGCACCTGCCCGGACGCGTCGCCTTCGAGGTCGACCGGATCGACGACGCCATGAGCCAGGGGTGGAGCGTCCTGATCACCGGCCGCGCGCTGCCGGCGCGGGGCGGGAACGAGATCGCCCGGCTCCGCCGCCTCTCCCCGGTCCGCCCGTGGGCGGGCGGCGAGCGCGAGACCTACGTGCGGATCGTCCCGGAGAAGACCACCGGCCGCCGGATCAGCGCGGCCCGGACGCACCGGGACACCGCCCCGCCCGCACCCCGCCCGGGAGAGGGCCAGGCCTCCGCGCCGTGA
- a CDS encoding SMI1/KNR4 family protein, giving the protein MPPAPRGEPVGHSTLFRPGRDREGAYGRGTLPGEYRRLPQSRPVEHPPAADPLPIARTGGGDPLFLAPAPERYGQVLGSAQGLPDRAGLRTRGMAGVPAEDFDAHLDGLFIDGGLTEDLWRDSAHPGPGAPWRLVAEERPAGRPPGRRSRPWATGRPPFPR; this is encoded by the coding sequence GTGCCGCCCGCTCCGCGGGGAGAGCCGGTCGGCCACTCCACGCTGTTCCGGCCGGGGCGCGACCGGGAGGGCGCCTACGGCCGGGGGACGCTGCCCGGCGAATACCGGCGGCTCCCGCAGAGCCGGCCGGTCGAGCACCCGCCGGCGGCGGACCCGCTGCCGATCGCCCGCACCGGCGGCGGCGACCCGCTCTTCCTCGCCCCGGCCCCCGAGCGGTACGGCCAGGTCCTCGGTTCCGCCCAGGGCCTGCCGGACCGGGCCGGGCTACGGACCCGCGGCATGGCCGGTGTGCCGGCCGAGGACTTCGACGCCCACCTCGACGGCCTGTTCATCGACGGCGGCCTCACCGAGGACCTCTGGCGGGACAGCGCCCACCCGGGCCCCGGCGCCCCGTGGCGGCTCGTGGCCGAGGAGCGGCCGGCCGGTCGGCCGCCCGGCCGGCGGAGCCGCCCCTGGGCCACCGGCCGACCGCCCTTTCCGCGTTGA
- a CDS encoding CBS domain-containing protein, which yields MTVRVEELMAADPVSVPADAGPRELAALLRRFGVSAVPVVDEGGRVIGVVSEADLLLRLAGPDGSPERGRKAREERAKAGAATVRRMMTSPPVTIGPEEPVGRAANLMHRHRVKRLPVVDPDGALVGVISRSDLVGLYTRPDEWIREAVVRRLLTDFDLPGVRVRVDRGEVVLEGRVRLRSSALALARSVRHIEGVVHVADRLDWAADDLSPLVSAGMPGPRSGQGR from the coding sequence ATGACCGTCCGTGTCGAGGAGCTGATGGCGGCCGACCCGGTGAGCGTGCCGGCGGACGCCGGACCGCGGGAGCTGGCGGCGCTGCTGCGCCGCTTCGGGGTGAGCGCCGTCCCGGTGGTGGACGAGGGCGGGCGCGTCATCGGGGTGGTCTCCGAGGCCGACCTGCTGCTCAGGCTCGCCGGGCCGGACGGGTCCCCGGAGCGGGGGCGGAAGGCCAGGGAGGAGCGGGCCAAGGCCGGCGCCGCCACGGTGCGCCGCATGATGACCTCGCCCCCGGTGACCATCGGGCCGGAGGAGCCCGTCGGCCGGGCCGCCAACCTGATGCACCGGCACCGGGTCAAGCGCCTCCCGGTGGTCGATCCGGACGGGGCGCTGGTCGGCGTGATCAGCCGGAGCGACCTGGTGGGCTTGTACACCCGGCCGGACGAGTGGATCCGGGAGGCAGTGGTCCGCAGGCTGCTCACCGACTTCGACCTGCCGGGCGTGCGGGTCCGGGTCGACCGGGGCGAGGTCGTGCTGGAAGGCCGGGTCCGGCTGCGCTCCAGCGCGCTGGCGCTGGCCCGGTCCGTCCGGCACATCGAGGGCGTCGTGCACGTGGCCGACCGGCTCGACTGGGCCGCCGACGACCTGTCCCCGCTGGTCTCCGCGGGCATGCCCGGCCCGCGCAGCGGTCAGGGCAGGTGA
- a CDS encoding universal stress protein — protein MERPILAGVDGSEEALKAADWAAVEAERRGRRLILLTALAAPGPDTAFAWSEGQIREEARHILDEAEKRATEAAPGLRVGRLSVVGAAAALLNHAEDASMAVVGLRGRGGFPGLKIGSIAYRVAAHASVPVTVVGPEPLPEDRTGIVVGEDGRDPSRGALAEACETAALTGEPVLAVRAWERPLPPAGISPMPYDTGVLREIEQDALERAVAPWRTEFPGVELTAEVVEGRPVPALVEAAQRARLIVVAARGRRGVPLLALGSTAHGLLHRAECPVTVVHGR, from the coding sequence ATGGAACGCCCGATCCTGGCCGGTGTGGACGGCTCCGAGGAAGCGCTGAAGGCCGCCGACTGGGCGGCCGTCGAGGCCGAGCGGCGCGGACGCCGCCTCATCCTGCTGACGGCGCTGGCCGCGCCTGGCCCGGACACGGCCTTCGCCTGGTCGGAGGGGCAGATCAGGGAGGAGGCCCGGCACATCCTGGACGAGGCGGAGAAGCGCGCCACCGAGGCGGCCCCGGGGCTCCGGGTCGGCCGGCTCTCGGTCGTCGGGGCGGCGGCCGCGCTGCTCAACCACGCCGAGGACGCGTCCATGGCGGTGGTGGGGCTGCGCGGCCGGGGCGGGTTCCCCGGCCTGAAGATCGGCTCGATCGCCTACCGCGTGGCCGCGCACGCCTCGGTGCCGGTCACCGTGGTCGGCCCGGAACCGCTCCCGGAGGACCGGACGGGGATCGTGGTCGGCGAGGACGGGCGGGACCCGAGCAGAGGGGCCCTGGCCGAGGCCTGCGAGACCGCGGCGCTCACCGGCGAGCCGGTGCTGGCCGTCCGCGCCTGGGAGCGCCCGCTGCCGCCGGCGGGCATCAGCCCGATGCCCTACGACACCGGCGTGCTCCGCGAGATCGAGCAGGACGCCCTGGAGCGCGCCGTCGCCCCCTGGCGCACCGAGTTCCCCGGCGTCGAGCTGACCGCCGAGGTGGTGGAGGGGCGCCCGGTTCCGGCGCTGGTCGAGGCCGCGCAGCGGGCGCGGCTGATCGTGGTGGCGGCGCGCGGTCGGCGGGGCGTCCCCCTGCTGGCGCTGGGCTCGACCGCGCACGGGCTGCTGCACCGGGCCGAGTGCCCGGTGACGGTCGTGCACGGCCGCTGA
- a CDS encoding Acg family FMN-binding oxidoreductase — translation MKTSSEHRFIGREPFEAALRAGECAPSVYGTRPWTISDTGGRISLRADPDRRLAAADPGSRELVISCGAALYNVRLALRAHGVRPRVALLPDPERPALLAEVRADGPAEPGVLERLLYGAVERRRTHRGTFLSDVGDVRLMRALSAAAAAEGAVLHLLTDDSAVRSLAGLVTAAEHLQRGERTRGEELARWVRPPGGPPGAGVRAEDFPPSEGAAETPFPGRDYGRGGVRGLLAPSGQATGTVAVLTTAEDGRPAHLAAGQALQRVLLTAAAGGVSAAFHTQPLEEPLLRAFLGERLCRGAHPQMVLRLGRTRPPERAQQDALQNALAGF, via the coding sequence GTGAAGACCTCCTCCGAACACCGCTTCATCGGGCGCGAGCCGTTCGAGGCCGCGCTCCGGGCGGGCGAGTGCGCGCCGTCGGTGTACGGCACCCGCCCGTGGACCATCTCGGACACCGGGGGGCGCATCTCGCTGCGCGCCGACCCGGACCGCCGGCTGGCCGCCGCCGACCCCGGCTCCCGGGAGCTGGTGATCAGCTGCGGTGCGGCGCTGTACAACGTGCGGCTCGCGCTGCGCGCGCACGGCGTCCGCCCCCGGGTCGCGCTGCTGCCCGATCCGGAGCGCCCGGCGCTGCTCGCCGAGGTGCGGGCGGACGGACCGGCTGAACCGGGCGTGCTGGAGCGGCTGCTGTACGGCGCGGTCGAGCGGCGCCGCACCCACCGCGGAACGTTCCTCTCCGACGTCGGCGACGTCCGCCTGATGCGCGCGCTGAGCGCGGCGGCGGCCGCCGAGGGGGCCGTTCTCCACTTGCTCACCGACGACTCCGCGGTGCGCTCGCTGGCCGGTCTGGTGACCGCCGCCGAGCACCTGCAGCGCGGGGAGCGGACCCGCGGCGAGGAGCTCGCGCGCTGGGTCCGGCCGCCCGGCGGTCCGCCGGGCGCGGGGGTCCGCGCCGAGGACTTCCCGCCGTCCGAGGGGGCGGCCGAGACGCCGTTCCCCGGCCGCGACTACGGGCGCGGCGGCGTCCGCGGCCTGCTGGCCCCGTCCGGCCAGGCCACCGGGACGGTCGCGGTGCTCACCACCGCCGAGGACGGCCGCCCCGCCCACCTGGCCGCCGGGCAGGCGCTGCAGCGGGTGCTGCTGACCGCGGCGGCCGGCGGCGTCTCCGCCGCCTTCCACACCCAGCCGCTGGAGGAGCCGCTGCTCCGCGCCTTCCTCGGCGAACGGCTGTGTCGCGGCGCGCACCCGCAGATGGTGCTGCGCCTGGGCCGTACCCGCCCGCCGGAGCGCGCCCAGCAGGACGCGCTGCAGAACGCCCTGGCCGGGTTCTGA
- a CDS encoding GNAT family N-acetyltransferase, with protein sequence MPTTARTASPYPPLNVQAHTPRLSLLGATDELLERLVPVVRKGVATGPPWPFDDPMSLYEDGPEREWRWLRGIWAGRAKVTDGFWRLYFVVVADGEPVGMQDLIGDDFSRFGTVETFSWLAPEARGRGLGKEMRQAVLHLAFDGLGARQANSAAFADNHASNGVSQALGYRPNGTDWDARRGEAAEMNRWKLTREHWLTTRRSDIELVGVAECLPVLGIQGAGGR encoded by the coding sequence ATGCCGACGACCGCCAGGACCGCGTCCCCCTACCCTCCGCTGAACGTGCAGGCGCACACGCCCCGGCTGTCGCTGCTCGGGGCGACGGACGAGCTGCTGGAGCGGCTGGTGCCCGTGGTCCGCAAGGGGGTGGCCACCGGGCCGCCGTGGCCGTTCGACGATCCGATGTCGCTGTACGAGGACGGCCCGGAGCGGGAATGGCGCTGGCTCCGCGGGATCTGGGCCGGCCGCGCGAAGGTGACGGACGGCTTCTGGCGGCTGTACTTCGTGGTCGTCGCCGACGGCGAGCCGGTGGGCATGCAGGACCTGATCGGCGACGACTTCTCCAGGTTCGGCACGGTCGAGACGTTCTCCTGGCTCGCCCCCGAGGCCCGCGGCCGGGGCCTGGGCAAGGAGATGCGGCAGGCCGTGCTGCACCTGGCCTTCGACGGGCTCGGCGCCCGGCAGGCGAACAGCGCGGCGTTCGCCGACAACCACGCCTCCAACGGCGTCTCCCAGGCCCTGGGCTACCGGCCCAACGGCACGGACTGGGACGCGCGCCGCGGCGAGGCCGCAGAGATGAACCGCTGGAAGCTGACCCGCGAGCACTGGCTCACGACGCGGCGCAGCGACATCGAACTCGTCGGCGTCGCCGAATGCCTGCCGGTCCTCGGCATCCAGGGGGCGGGCGGCCGCTGA
- a CDS encoding thioesterase family protein, whose product MNQNPADAYYLPAGEGRYRPTAHTGGAWNTAEQHFSPLGGLIVHAIDEHCADRGLVPSRIGFDILGRLPLEEYEIRVRTVRPGRTIELVEAEARSGGRTAVRARAWLLAPGDTAAVAGGAAGALPDPEELKPRPLGSLWPGGYIASLDVRPVGTAEPGRATVWLSSDLPLVQGRTAGPLASFVALIDTANGIAVREAPTEWMFPNVDLTVHLHRQPRGRWVGLDTEVVFGPTGQGLTSTVLHDRDGEVGRAQQILTVRPLTSD is encoded by the coding sequence GTGAACCAGAACCCCGCCGACGCCTACTACCTGCCCGCAGGGGAGGGGCGCTACCGGCCCACCGCGCACACCGGGGGTGCGTGGAACACCGCCGAGCAGCATTTCAGCCCGCTCGGCGGCCTCATCGTGCACGCCATCGACGAGCACTGCGCCGACCGGGGCCTGGTGCCCTCCCGGATCGGCTTCGACATCCTGGGCCGGCTCCCGCTGGAGGAGTACGAGATCCGGGTGCGCACGGTGCGGCCCGGCCGCACGATCGAGCTGGTCGAGGCGGAGGCCCGGTCCGGCGGCCGCACCGCGGTCCGGGCCCGGGCCTGGCTGCTCGCGCCGGGCGACACCGCGGCGGTCGCCGGCGGTGCGGCCGGCGCCCTCCCCGACCCCGAGGAGCTCAAGCCGCGCCCGCTCGGCTCGCTGTGGCCCGGCGGCTACATCGCCTCGCTGGACGTGCGCCCGGTCGGCACCGCCGAGCCCGGTCGGGCCACGGTGTGGCTCTCCAGCGACCTGCCGCTGGTGCAGGGCCGCACCGCGGGGCCGCTGGCCTCCTTCGTCGCGCTGATCGACACGGCCAACGGGATCGCGGTGCGCGAGGCCCCCACCGAGTGGATGTTCCCCAACGTCGACCTCACCGTGCACCTGCACCGCCAGCCCCGGGGCCGCTGGGTCGGCCTGGACACCGAGGTCGTCTTCGGCCCCACCGGCCAGGGGCTGACCAGCACCGTCCTGCACGACCGGGACGGCGAGGTCGGCCGCGCCCAGCAGATCCTCACCGTGCGCCCGCTGACCTCGGACTGA
- a CDS encoding GAF domain-containing sensor histidine kinase yields the protein MPEDVPDTGSGAPLVPQMRLDELLAELHSRIDAVMRVRDRVHSLLEAVVSIGTGLDLETMLRRIVEAAMSLVGARYGALGVIDDQGGLERFVPVGLSEEEIAAIEHWPKGRGLLGLLIKDPHPLRLAVLAEHPESHGFPRGHPPMRSFLGVPIRVRHEVFGNLYLTEKAGGGVFDEDDEAIVTALATAAGVAVENARLYEETHRREKWLDASDEITTRLLTGTDTGEVLHLIAQKARRMSEADIAAIATPDGGTRLTVRAADGSGAGDVEGRSVPMEGSLTGQVFHDGEPLVTDIARPGSEPAPLLDDLGVGPSLLVPLGTRGTARGVLLLGRRAGAAPFAPSTLHLLHAFTGHAAVALELADARAAAERLVVLEDRDRIAKDLHDVVIQRLFAVAMSLMGSVRRIEPPDQSHRVQQAVDDLDDTIRQIRSTIFALQNLGAGERPWLRNRILDVVNDATGTLGFAAGLRLEGPLDSGVPDGIAEHVLAVLQEALSNAARHAGASRVDVRVAVDGEVAVEVEDDGVGIPGDVRRSGLRNLADRASMLGGTFEAAPRPQGGTRLRWSVPLNEVEDRGD from the coding sequence ATGCCCGAGGATGTGCCGGATACCGGCTCAGGGGCGCCCTTGGTGCCCCAGATGCGGCTCGACGAGCTCCTCGCCGAACTGCACTCCCGGATCGACGCTGTCATGAGGGTCCGCGACCGGGTCCACTCGCTGCTCGAAGCGGTGGTGTCGATCGGCACCGGCCTGGATCTGGAGACCATGCTGCGGCGGATCGTCGAAGCCGCGATGTCCCTGGTCGGCGCCCGCTACGGTGCCCTGGGGGTGATCGACGACCAGGGCGGGCTGGAGCGGTTCGTCCCGGTCGGCCTCTCCGAGGAGGAGATCGCCGCGATCGAGCACTGGCCGAAGGGCCGGGGCCTGCTCGGCCTGCTGATCAAGGACCCGCACCCGCTCCGCCTCGCGGTCCTCGCCGAGCACCCCGAGTCGCACGGGTTCCCGCGGGGCCACCCGCCGATGCGCTCCTTCCTCGGCGTGCCCATCCGGGTCCGCCACGAGGTGTTCGGCAACCTCTACCTCACCGAGAAGGCCGGCGGCGGGGTGTTCGACGAGGACGACGAGGCCATCGTGACCGCGCTGGCCACCGCCGCCGGGGTGGCCGTGGAGAACGCGCGCCTCTACGAGGAGACGCACCGGCGGGAGAAGTGGCTGGACGCCTCCGACGAGATCACCACCCGGCTGCTCACCGGCACCGACACCGGTGAGGTGCTGCACCTGATCGCGCAGAAGGCCCGCCGCATGTCGGAGGCGGACATCGCGGCCATCGCCACGCCCGACGGCGGGACCCGGCTGACCGTGCGCGCCGCCGACGGCTCCGGCGCCGGCGACGTCGAGGGGCGGAGCGTCCCGATGGAGGGCAGCCTCACCGGGCAGGTGTTCCATGACGGCGAGCCGCTGGTCACCGACATCGCCCGCCCGGGCAGCGAGCCCGCACCGCTCCTGGACGACCTGGGGGTGGGCCCGTCGCTGCTGGTCCCGCTGGGCACCCGCGGCACCGCCCGCGGTGTGCTGCTGCTCGGCCGGCGCGCGGGCGCCGCCCCGTTCGCGCCGTCGACGCTGCACCTGCTGCACGCGTTCACCGGGCACGCCGCCGTGGCGCTGGAGCTCGCCGACGCCCGCGCCGCCGCCGAGCGGCTGGTCGTCCTGGAGGACCGCGACCGGATCGCCAAGGACCTGCACGACGTGGTCATCCAGCGGCTGTTCGCGGTCGCCATGTCGCTGATGGGGTCGGTGCGCCGGATCGAGCCGCCCGACCAGTCGCACCGGGTGCAGCAGGCCGTGGACGACCTGGACGACACCATCCGGCAGATCCGGTCCACCATCTTCGCGCTGCAGAACCTGGGCGCCGGCGAGCGCCCCTGGCTGCGCAACCGGATCCTGGACGTGGTGAACGACGCCACCGGGACGCTGGGCTTCGCCGCCGGCCTGCGGCTGGAGGGGCCGCTGGACAGCGGGGTTCCGGACGGGATCGCCGAGCACGTGCTGGCGGTGCTGCAGGAGGCGCTGTCCAACGCCGCGCGGCACGCCGGCGCCTCCCGGGTGGACGTCCGGGTCGCGGTCGACGGCGAGGTGGCCGTCGAGGTCGAGGACGACGGCGTCGGCATCCCCGGCGACGTGCGCCGCAGCGGCCTGCGCAACCTGGCCGACCGGGCGTCCATGCTGGGCGGGACGTTCGAGGCCGCCCCCCGCCCGCAGGGCGGCACCCGGCTGCGCTGGAGCGTCCCGCTGAACGAGGTCGAGGACCGGGGCGACTGA